Proteins encoded within one genomic window of Setaria italica strain Yugu1 chromosome IV, Setaria_italica_v2.0, whole genome shotgun sequence:
- the LOC101771219 gene encoding nicotianamine aminotransferase A — translation MEGGRSSRRWRFASPNPAVAAAGERSVRRYLLDLHGCLDERGPRPVIPLSVGDPSSCPSFRTAPEAVEAVATALRSGEFDGYPSRDTNLAARRAVAEYLSCDLPYKLSPDDVLLTSGCTQAIETVMSVFGQPGVNILLPRPGYPKHEAHAVFHKMEVRHYDLVPERGWEVDLEAVEALADENTVAIVIINPNNPCGSVYTYEHLSKIADTANKLGMLVIADEVYGHLVYGSTPFVPMGVFGETVPLLTLGAISKRWAVPGWRFGWIAICDQKCILKETKVFHSLRSFRMLTGDPATFVLGAIPHIMKNTNDEFFSKIIKLLKETAEICYSEIKEINCITCPHKPEGSFFMMVKLDISQLSDISDDIDFCRKLAKEESVMVLPGTALGMENWLRITFASEPPKLKQGLERVKSFCQRHQSQVN, via the exons ATGGAGGGTGGCCGGAGCAGCAGGAGATGGCGCTTCGCGTCGCCGAACccggccgtggcggccgccggggaGCGGAGCGTCCGGCGCTACCTCCTTGACCTTCACGGCTGCCTGGACGAGCGCGGCCCGCGGCCCGTGATCCCGCTCAGCGTCGGGGATCCCTCCTCGTGCCCCTCTTTCCGCACCGCTCCCGAGGCGGTGGAGGCCGTCGCCACCGCCCTCCGCTCCGGTGAGTTCGACGGCTACCCATCCCGCGACACGAATCTCGCAGCTCGCCG AGCCGTTGCAGAGTACCTATCTTGTGATCTCCCTTACAAGCTTTCCCCTGATGATGTTCTCCTCACTTCTGGATGTACCCAAGCAATCGAGACTGTGATGTCTGTTTTCGGCCAACCAGGTGTAAATATATTGCTCCCAAGGCCTGGTTACCCAAAACACGAGGCACACGCAGTGTTTCATAAGATGGAAGTACGCCATTATGATCTAGTTCCGGAGAGAGGTTGGGAGGTCGACCTGGAAGCTGTTGAAGCTCTTGCAGATGAGAATACTGTTGCAATAGTGATTATTAACCCTAATAACCCTTGTGGCTCTGTGTATACTTACGAGCATTTGTCCAAG ATTGCAGATACAGCAAACAAGCTCGGTATGTTAGTCATTGCAGATGAGGTCTATGGGCACCTTGTCTATGGTAGCACTCCTTTTGTGCCAATGGGTGTTTTTGGAGAGACTGTTCCATTACTCACTCTTGGAGCTATATCAAAGAGATGGGCTGTACCTGGCTGGAGATTTGGCTGGATAGCAATTTGTGACCAAAAATGTATTCTGAAAGAAACCAAG GTTTTTCATTCACTGAGAAGCTTCAGAATGCTAACAGGAGATCCTGCAACATTTGTTCTG GGAGCTATTCCTCATATTATGAAGAACACAAATGATGAATTCTTTAGCAAGATTATCAAGTTGTTAAAGGAGACCGCAGAAATATGCTACAGCGAAATAAAGGAAATCAACTGTATCACCTGTCCCCACAAACCAGAGGGGTCATTTTTTATGATG GTGAAACTAGACATATCACAGTTGTCAGACATTAGTGACGACATAGATTTCTGTAGAaagttggcgaaggaggaatcagTCATGGTGTTGCCTG GGACTGCCTTAGGAATGGAAAACTGGTTGCGCATCACCTTTGCTTCGGAACCACCAAAACTGAAGCAAGGACTTGAAAGGGTCAAGTCCTTTTGCCAGAGGCATCAGTCACAGGTCAATTGA